A region of Triplophysa rosa linkage group LG16, Trosa_1v2, whole genome shotgun sequence DNA encodes the following proteins:
- the rpa3 gene encoding replication protein A 14 kDa subunit, with translation MSGVFESPKPRINASMLSQYISRPVCFLGRLEKVHPSGKALSLTDGEGKTASVELNDPLDEELSGIVEVIGMVSKKGTIMAASYTQYREDKIPFDLELYNEGLKVLHDYPQHYPFEVSASG, from the exons ATGTCAGGCGTGTTTGAGTCTCCCAAACCTAGAATTAATGCATCAATGTTGTCGCAGTATATTAGTCGACCAGTCTGCTTTCTTGGACGCTTGGAAAAG GTTCACCCATCAGGAAAAGCGCTGAGTCTTACAGATGGAGAGGGAAAGACTGCGTCAGTGGAACTGAATGACCCG CTGGATGAAGAGCTGAGTGGGATTGTGGAGGTTATTGGCATGGTATCCAAAAAAGGAACAATCATGGCTGCTTCATACACCCAATATCGAGAGGACAAAATACCCTTTG ATTTGGAGCTATACAATGAAGGCCTGAAAGTTCTTCATGATTATCCACAGCATTACCCGTTTGAGGTGTCAGCAAGCGGGTGA